In the Topomyia yanbarensis strain Yona2022 chromosome 3, ASM3024719v1, whole genome shotgun sequence genome, one interval contains:
- the LOC131686833 gene encoding uncharacterized protein LOC131686833, giving the protein MEYKLATKHASGGQFGREHAKGRGAMYYHSEEENLDETANVERTSFRPCKVCQCTDHRLRHCAEFKKLRYVDRLKVVNHWKLCCVCLNDHSGRCGFKIQCNVGECRERHNPLMHPVNTVVGISAHIWNQTKVMFRMIPAQLHFGGRSITVLAFLDEGASVTLIEKRMADRLGLVGVPEKLTIKWTADITRVEKDSSRMNVWASAVGSKDKVLLHTVRTVENLMLPHQKLDSKEIATQFKHMRGLPIASYDGQPGILIGLNNVHSFVPLEAKIGATAEPIAVKCKLGWTVYGPRQSNTAFDGGYMGYHHEVSNEALHDLLKSHYALEESVVAVAQESAEDKRAREIMERTTKRVGNRFETGLLWRTDDPQFPDSFPMALHRMKQLEKKLERNPELHKNVCRQIEEFQQKGYAHLATAEELIRTETDKVWYLPLNVVTNPRKPGKVRLVWDAAASVQGVSLNTQLLTGPDLLIPLVQVIVGFRERRIAFGGDLREMYHQVKIVERDRQAQRFVFRKNFGEKPSIFVMDVATFGSTCSPSSAQYIKNKNAEEHAVQYPEAAAAIIHRHYVDDYFDSVDTVEEAINRAMQVRTIHKNGGFEIRNWVSNVPEVLRMLGEEKQVTPVHFGRDKQSCSERVLGIIWDPNMDEFSFSTLHRPEMMAYLCNEKRPTKQIALSCVMGFFDPMGLLSPFTIHGKIIIQHLWRLGCDWKQEIDDESWRLWKRWTGLLPEVDAVRITRCYLGNAASSAVESLELHIFTDASEHAYGCVAYLRAVINGNVRCSLVMSRAKVAPLKRQSIPRWLQSDQYKFKQFIAFRVGEILELTRVIDWRWLPTKLNIADVLTKWGSGPPLSSDGEWFNGKSFLYYPEEEWPSKVMPFEETSEEARGVVLFQELIDVKATSRWMALVRVTASVVRFIANCRQKKMGQPIVTSKATETQQRSIKSKYLAIVKPLQQEELLEAETILWKQAQFDSFPDEMSALTKNLNLEPGQMPSKIQRSSTLVKLTPILDDEGVLRMGGRFEKSDDISFDQKFPIILARQHDITKKLIQCYHERFGHANRETVCNELRQKFWIPNIRAAIMEVMRECMWCKVHRCRPQVPMMAPLPTRRIRAGIRPFSSVGLDYLGPVDVSVGRRKEKRWVAVFTCLAIRAVHLEVVNSLTTQSCLMAIRRFSCKRGAPDIIFSDNATCFKGANNEMLKTLHGDCEEEITTARTAWRFIPPGTPHMGGAWERMVRSVKEAMKALEDGRKLTDEILVTTLAEAEDMINTRPLTYMPQASAENEALTPNHFLRGIVKGADLLVDRGGNLAEALRDVYKRSQYLADRMWGRWSKEYLPTINRRTKWYDERKPLEAGDLVFVVDGKDRKNWSRGIVEEVVQGDP; this is encoded by the exons ATGGAGTACAAGCTCGCGACTAAACATGCAAGCGGTGGCCAGTTCGGGAGAGAACACGCAAAAGGGAGAGGAGCAATGTACTACCATAGTGAAGAGGAGAACTTGGATGAAACCGCGAACGTCGAGCGGACAAGCTTTCGGCCGTGCAAAGTGTGTCAGTGTACTGACCATCGTCTGCGGCATTGTGCAGAGTTTAAGAAATTACGATATGTTGACCGGCTGAAGGTTGTGAATCACTGGAAACTTTGCTGTGTTTGTCTGAATGACCACAGCGGACGGTGCGGTTTCAAAATACAGTGCAATGTGGGAGAATGCAGAGAACGACACAATCCGTTGATGCATCCGGTGAATACCGTGGTTGGTATAAGTGCTCACATCTGGAATCAAACGAAAGTTATGTTTCGAATGATTCCCGCTCAGTTGCACTTTGGAGGGCGATCGATTACGGTACTGGCGTTTTTGGACGAAGGAGCGTCCGTTACACTCATCGAGAAAAGGATGGCAGATCGTCTTGGACTTGTGGGTGTCCCGGAGAAGCTGACCATTAAGTGGACAGCAGATATCACGCGAGTGGAGAAGGATTCCAGCCGGATGAATGTGTGGGCATCGGCAGTCGGAAGTAAGGACAAGGTGCTGCTGCACACGGTTCGAACGGTAGAGAATCTGATGTTGCCGCATCAAAAACTGGACTCCAAGGAGATTGCAACCCAGTTCAAGCACATGCGGGGATTACCGATCGCGTCGTACGATGGACAACCCGGAATACTTATAGGGCTCAACAATGTGCATTCATTTGTGCCGTTGGAAGCGAAGATCGGTGCGACTGCAGAGCCAATAGCGGTGAAGTGCAAACTTGGATGGACTGTGTACGGCCCGAGACAGTCGAACACTGCTTTTGATGGTGGGTATATGGGTTATCACCACGAAGTAAGCAACGAGGCCCTGCATGACCTGCTGAAAAGCCACTACGCTCTGGAGGAATCGGTCGTGGCGGTCGCGCAGGAATCGGCAGAGGATAAACGAGCGCGAGAGATAATGGAGCGGACCACAAAAAGGGTGGGAAATCGCTTCGAGACCGGACTACTGTGGAGGACAGATGATCCACAATTTCCAGACAGCTTTCCGATGGCTCTGCACAGGATGAAGCAGCTGGAGAAAAAACTGGAGAGAAATCCGGAGTTGCACAAGAACGTTTGTCGGCAGATAGAAGAGTTTCAGCAGAAAGGATATGCACACCTGGCAACTGCAGAAGAATTGATCCGTACGGAAACAGATAAGGTGTGGTACCTACCGTTGAATGTGGTGACAAATCCCAGAAAGCCTGGCAAAGTGCGCTTGGTATGGGACGCCGCAGCTTCGGTGCAAGGAGTGTCACTCAACACGCAGCTACTGACGGGACCCGACTTGCTGATTCCACTGGTGCAAGTGATAGTAGGTTTCCGGGAGCGACGGATTGCATTCGGTGGCGATCTTCGAGAAATGTACCACCAGGTGAAGATCGTCGAACGCGACAGACAGGCTCAACGCTTCGTGTTCCGGAAGAATTTCGGGGAGAAGCCAAGCATTTTTGTAATGGACGTTGCGACGTTTGGCTCTACATGCTCTCCTAGTTCGGCACAGTACATCAAAAACAAGAACGCAGAAGAACACGCTGTTCAATATCCAGAGGCGGCAGCGGCCATAATCCATCGTCACTACGTCGACGATTATTTCGACAGTGTCGACACCGTCGAAGAGGCCATCAACCGGGCGATGCAGGTGCGTACAATTCACAAAAATGGTGGGTTTGAAATCCGGAACTGGGTTTCCAATGTACCTGAAGTTCTCCGAATGCTGGGGGAAGAAAAGCAAGTCACGCCAGTACACTTTGGTCGGGACAAGCAGAGTTGCAGTGAACGAGTTCTTGGCATCATTTGGGATCCAAACATGGATGAGTTTTCCTTCTCTACGCTGCACCGTCCGGAGATGATGGCGTACTTATGCAACGAGAAACGACCCACGAAGCAGATTGCATTAAGCTGCGTGATGGGATTCTTTGACCCGATGGGATTGCTGTCTCCTTTCACAATCCACGGCAAAATAATCATCCAGCACCTCTGGCGATTGGGCTGCGATTGGAAGCAGGAGATCGACGACGAGAGCTGGCGCTTATGGAAGCGATGGACTGGCCTGCTGCCAGAGGTGGATGCAGTTCGGATCACACGCTGCTACCTCGGGAATGCTGCGTCTTCAGCCGTTGAGTCGCTGGAACTTCACATCTTTACTGATGCCAGTGAACACGCATACGGATGTGTAGCGTACTTGCGAGCGGTGATCAACGGAAACGTACGATGTAGCTTAGTGATGTCACGAGCGAAAGTGGCTCCACTGAAACGTCAGTCGATTCCACG CTGGCTGCAATCGGATCAGTACAAGTTTAAGCAGTTCATAGCCTTCAGAGTCGGCGAAATTCTTGAACTGACAAGGGTAATCGACTGGCGCTGGTTGCCGACGAAGCTGAATATTGCGGATGTGCTGACTAAGTGGGGATCCGGGCCCCCGCTGAGCAGCGACGGAGAGTGGTTCAACGGGAAATCATTCCTGTATTATCCGGAAGAGGAGTGGCCGAGCAAGGTGATGCCGTTTGAGGAAACTAGCGAAGAGGCGAGAGGAGTAGTGCTATTCCAAGAACTGATCGACGTCAAGGCTACTTCGCGGTGGATGGCACTGGTGAGAGTGACTGCAAGCGTGGTTCGCTTCATTGCGAATTGTCGGCAAAAAAAAATGGGACAGCCGATCGTGACGTCGAAAGCCACGGAGACTCAACAGCGGTCGATTAAGTCGAAGTATTTGGCGATTGTAAAACCGCTCCAGCAGGAGGAACTCCTGGAAGCCGAAACGATCCTGTGGAAGCAGGCGCAGTTCGACAGTTTCCCGGACGAAATGAGTGCGTTGACCAAGAATCTCAATCTGGAGCCGGGACAGATGCCTTCGAAAATACAGCGGTCGAGTACCCTGGTCAAACTGACTCCGATACTGGACGATGAAGGTGTGCTGCGGATGGGAGGAAGATTCGAAAAATCGGACGACATCTCGTTCGACCAGAAGTTTCCGATCATTCTTGCTCGGCAGCACGACATCACCAAGAAGTTGATTCAGTGCTACCACGAAAGGTTCGGACATGCGAATCGAGAGACGGTTTGCAACGAGTTGCGTCAGAAGTTCTGGATTCCGAATATCCGTGCAGCGATTATGGAAGTGATGCGGGAGTGCATGTGGTGCAAAGTCCATAGATGTCGTCCACAAGTACCAATGATGGCGCCTCTCCCGACTCGACGCATCAGAGCAGGAATTCGTCCTTTCAGTTCGGTCGGCTTAGACTACTTGGGACCAGTAGATGTATCGGTGGGAAGAAGAAAAGAGAAGCGATGGGTGGCCGTGTTTACGTGTCTCGCCATCAGAGCGGTGCATCTCGAGGTGGTGAACAGCCTGACAACACAATCGTGCTTGATGGCCATCCGCCGGTTTTCCTGTAAGCGGGGTGCTCCTGATATTATATTTTCAGATAACGCCACTTGCTTTAAGGGTGCTAACAACGAGATGCTGAAAACGTTACATGGCGATTGTGAGGAGGAAATCACAACTGCAAGAACGGCCTGGCGATTCATTCCGCCTGGCACCCCGCACATGGGTGGTGCATGGGAGCGAATGGTTCGTTCCGTGAAGGAGGCAATGAAGGCATTGGAAGATGGAAGGAAGCTGACAGACGAGATTCTGGTGACAACACTGGCGGAGGCAGAGGACATGATAAACACACGTCCTCTCACGTACATGCCTCAGGCGTCTGCCGAAAATGAAGCTCTGACACCGAACCATTTTCTACGAGGAATAGTAAAGGGCGCGGATCTCCTAGTGGACAGGGGTGGGAATCTAGCGGAGGCTTTGCGTGACGTGTACAAGCGATCGCAGTACCTGGCAGACCGGATGTGGGGACGTTGGAGCAAGGAATATTTGCCAACGATAAACCGTCGCACAAAGTGGTATGATGAACGAAAGCCGCTGGAAGCAGGCGACCTTGTCTTCGTCGTGGATGGTAAGGACCGGAAGAATTGGTCTAGAGGAATTGTCGAGGAGGTGGTTCAAGG GGATCCATAG